CACTGCCGGCCCGCCCGCCGGTCACGCTGCGCGTCTCGCGCGTCGCCAAGGTGCTCGGCGTTTGCCTGAGCGCGGACGAGATCGTCGCCATCCTGGGCCGGATCGGCCTGGCGGCCGCGCTGTCCGGCGACGCGATCACCGTGACGCCGCCGAGCTTCCGCTTCGATATCGAAATCGAGGAAGACCTGATCGAGGAAGTGGCCCGCGTTTACGGTTATGAAAACGTGCCGGTTGCCGCATCGAACGCCAAGCTCGCGATGCTGCCGCTGCCGGGCGATGCGCGCGGCAGGATGGCGCTGAAGCAGTTGCTGGTTGCCCGCGACTACCGCGAAGCGATCAACTACGCCTTCGTCGAGGCAAAGTGGGAAGCCGACTTCGCCGGCAACACCAGCCCGGTGAAGCTGATCAACCCGATCGCCAGCCAGATGAGCGTGATGCGCTCGACGCTGATCGGCGGCCTGGTCGCCGGCCTGAAGCACAACCTGAACCGCAAGCAGGAGCGCGTGCGCCTGTTCGAAGTCGCGCGGGTGTTCAACGGCGTTGCCGCCGACGTCCAGCCTGAGCGCATCGCCGCGCTGGCGTGGGGTGCGCGTGCGCCCGAACAGTGGGGCGCCGGCAAGGATAAGGTCGATTTCTTCGACATCAAGGCCGATGTCGAGGCGCTGATCGCGCCGCGCATCGCCGAATTCCGCCGCGCCAGCCATCCGGCGCTGCATCCGGGCCGCGCGGCCGAGGTGGTGCTCGACGGCGTGGTGATCGGCGTCGTCGGCGAGCTGCACCCGCAGTGGGTGCAGGCGTACGAACTCGGCCAGGCACCGGTGCTGTTCGAGCTCGACGTTGCCGCGCTGCTGTCGGTGAGCCGGATCAAGGCCGAGCCGGTATCGAAGTTCCAGCCGGTCCGCCGCGATCTCGCACTCGTCGTCGACGAAGCGGTGTCGGTTGCCCAGTTGCAGGCGGCGTTCGCGACCGTGAAAAACCCGCTGGTGACCGACGTTGCGCTGTTCGACGTCTACCGTGGCAAGGGCGTCGACGAAGGGAAAAAGAGCCTTGCTTTCAAGGTGTTGATCCAAGATACTCGGAAAACTTTGACCGATGAAGAGGTCGATGCCGCCGTGAATCAGCTGCTGCGCAAGGCAGAAACGTGCGGCGCGATGTTGAGGGCGTAATGCAGTACGGAACCACCACAATGACGCTGACCAAGGCCGACCTTGCCGACTTGCTGTTCGACAAGGTGGGCCTCAACAAGCGCGAAGCAAAAGACATGGTCGAGGCGTTTTTCGAAGAGATCCGCCTTTCTCTGGCCGATGGCGACGTCGTGAAGCTGTCCGGCTTCGGCAACTTCCAGCTGCGCGACAAGCCGCAGCGCCCCGGGCGCAACCCCAAGACCGGGGAAGAGATCCCGATTTCCGCCCGCCGGGTGGTGACCTTTCACGCCAGCCAGAAGCTCAAGGGCTTAGTCGAACTCCACTATGCAAAGCACCAGCAACGTCGTTCCGACCAATGAGTTGCCGCCGATCCCGGCCAAGCGCTACTTCACCATCGGCGAAGTCAGCGAGCTGTGCGGCGTCAAGCCGCACGTGCTGCGCTATTGGGAGCAGGAGTTCACCCAGCTCAAGCCGGTAAAGCGGCGTGGCAACCGGCGCTACTACCAGCATCACGAAGTGCTGCTGGTGAGGCGGATCCGCTCGCTCCTGTACGAGCAGGGCTTCACCATCAGCGGCGCGCGCAACCAGCTCGCGCACCTGGGCGAGGGCGCGGCCGGCAGCAGCGAGGTCACGGCATCGGTGCGCCAGGAACTGCAGGACCTGCTTGATTGGCTCAGGCTCTAGCTGTGAAGGTTCAATAGGTTGTTTCGGGTGTTCACCCGGAGAAGTTCTGCGAGACTGGAAATCGCCAACCCCCCAGTCACAGAACAAGACACCGGATGAACACACATAAGAATGCCCGACTGACGTATCTGCGTCGCCTGGAAATGGTTCAGGACATCACCGAGCATGGTTTGTCGACCGCGGCGGCGGCGGCACGCCATGGCGTAAGCGCGGTCACCACCCGCAAGTGGCTGGGCCGCTATCTGGTCGGCGGCGCGGCTGCCTTGCTCGACAAATCCTCGCGTCCCGAGCGCTCGCCACGTGCCATTGCGCCCAGCGTTGCCCTGACGATCATCGAATTGCGTCGCAAGCTGTTCCTGCAGGCTCGCATCGCAAGCTATATCGGCGTGTCCAAAGCAACCGTCAGTCGCGTGCTGCGACACGCAGGGCTATCGCGGTTAAGCGACCTGCAGCCCGCAGAGCCTGTGCAGCGCTACGAGCGCGAAACGCCCGGCGAACTGCTGCACGTCGACATCAAGAAGCTCGCCCGCTTCGAGCAGGTCGGCCATCGCATCACCGGCGATCGTCGCCAGAACAGCCGAAACAGCGGCTGGGAATATCTGTTCGTGGCGATCGACGACCATAGTCGCATCGCCTTCACCCGACTCTACCCCGACGAGCGCCGCGCCAGCGCCATCGACTTCCTGCGTGCGGCCAACGACTACTTCAAAACGCTGGGCGTACCGCTCCAGCGCCTGATCACCGATAACGGGCCCGCCTTCCGCTCCCATGACTTCGGCCGCGTTTGCGTTGAACTGGGCATTAAGCAGAGGTTCACCCGCGCCTACCGACCGCAAACCAACGGCAAGGCCGAGCGCTTCATCCAGTCCGCGCTGCGCGAATGGGCCTACGGCCAAACCTATCAACACTCGGATGAGCGCGGCGCAGTCCTGAGGTATTGGAATCATTATTACAACTGGCACCGTCCGCATCACGGCATCGGCTGCCACGTGCCCATGTCCCGTCTCTCAGCAACGAAAAACAACGTCTTGACTCTTCACATCTAGCGCAGTCGGAGCGAAGCCGTTATACTGCCCAGCTCTCGGAATGTAGCGCAGCCTGGTAGCGCACTTGCATGGGGTGCAAGGGGTCGCGAGTTCGAATCCCGCCATTCCGACCAAAAAAGACAAGGGGTTAGCTTCGGCTAACCCCTTTGTCGTTCCGGCTCGTATTAGAAGAACTTCTAATTTTGCTCATCAAAGTAGCTCATCGATAAGCCCGCATCAGCGGGCTTTTTTGTTGCTGACCGCTTCGCGGTGGAATTCATGGGGGGTGAAGGAGGGGTGACGTCTTTCCACAAGCTCTATCTTAGCGTCGCCCGATAAGTCACCTGTAGTGGTCAACTCATTCCGGACACTGCGTTAAGTGTTGGGTTTCGTCTGATTGGCTTCCAAAACGCAGCTGGCCGCTGTTCCAAGCGCGTGACCTTTTGCGTACCTTGATCACCCAGTCCGTCAATGCGAGCCAGTCATGAGCCACCGCCTGCACAGCAATGCCCGCACCACACCGCTCACCCGCGAGGAAATCCGCCACTCCAGCCTCTCGCAAAGCGAGCTGATGCTGCGCTACAGCGTCGGCAAGGGCACCATCCGCAAATGGCAAACGCGCGACGAATTCACCGATCGTTCGCACCGGCCGCATACCCTGCACACCACACTGTCGCCAGCGCAGGAAGCGCTGGTGCTGATCCTGCGCACCACCTTGCTGCTGCCGCTCGACGACCTGGTCGCGGTGGCCCAGCGCTTCCTCAATCCGAACGCCACCCGATCCGGCATCAACCGGCTGCTGGTGCGCGAAGGCGTCGGCAACCTCAAGGCACTACAGGCCCAACTGCAGCCGGAAGAACCCGCCGCGCCCTCCAAAGGGTTCAAGGACTACGCACCGGGCTACTTCCATTTGGACATCAAGTACTTGCCGCAGATGCCCGACGAAACCTCGCGCAGCTACCTGTTCGTCGCGATCGACCGGGCCACCCGCTGGGTGTTCCTGCACATCTACCCGGATCAGTCCGAAGCCAGCAGCGTCGACTTCCTGCAGCGCCTGTACAAGGCGGCGCCGATAAAGATCGAGAGACTGCTGACCGATAATGGCAGCCAGTTCACCGACCGCTTCACCAGCAAAGCCAAGACCCCGAGCGGACGGCACGTGTTTGATCGCCGTTGTGCAGCCTTGGGGATCGAGCACCGGCTGATCCCGCCGCGCACGCCGCAAATGAACGGTATGGTCGAGCGTTTTAACGGCCGGATCAGCGAGCTGGTGAAACAGACCCGCTTTGCCAGTGCAGCGGAATTGGCCGTCACGTTGAATGACTACCGGATCGCCTACAACCATCACACCCCGCAAAAAGCGCTGGGCTTCCGGTCACCGGTTGAATCGCTGAAAATGTGGCAGCAAGAGCGGCCGGAATTGTTCAAGAAAAAAGTCTACAAACAGGCGGAACCCGACACCTAACCCGTGAGCCAAGCCGAGGCCATCTGCCGCCTAGCTAGTGGCGGGCCGGAGCTTACAACAGAGGCTCACTCCCATGGACGAAATTCGCTGCGGTCACTGCCGTAAATTATTGGCACGCGGACACTACCTGCACCTGCAGATCAAATGCCCCCGATGCGGGGCGATCAACGATTTGAGGGCCGCGAGCCCCATTGCCAGAGCGCCGGCGAGCGCCACCGATGGAGCTTGAATGCAATCCCGACCGATCATTCCCTGGCTCGGCGGCAAACGCCGCCTGGCCGACCGCCTCTTGGCGCTGTTCCCGCCGCACGACTGCTATGTCGAGCCGTTTGCCGGCGGTGCCGCGCTGTTCTTCCTGCGGCCGGTACCGGCCAGAACCGAAGTGCTCAACGACGTGAACGGTGAACTGGTGAACCTGTACCGGGTGGTGCAGCACCACCTCGAAGAGTTCGTCCGCCAGTTCAAATGGGCGCTGACCAGCCGCAAGGTGTTCGAATGGCAACAGCTCACCGACACCCGCACGCTGACCGACATCCAGCGCGCCGCACGCTTCTACTACCTGCAGCAGTATGCCTTCGGCGGCCGGGTGCAGGGGCAGAGCTTCGGCACCGCGACCACCGCACCACCGATCAACCTGTGCCGGATCGAAGAGAACCTCAGCGCCGCGCACCTGCGGCTCTCCGGCGTCTACATCGAACACGGCTCGTGGTATGACGTCATGAGCCGCTACGACCGGGCGCACACGCTGTTCTACTGCGGCTTCTGGATGGAACGGCTCAACCTCAAGTATTCGGTCGGCCGGGCTCAGGACGGTGTCGAGCGGGCCGCATTTGGCGAGCTGGTGATCGCCAACTGGGATGCCGGTTCAAACGGCGGGCTGTTCTAGGTCGCGGGGAAGGGCGAGCTCCTGCTCGAAATTCTCCCGCGCCGCCACCGCCAAGCGGAACGCCTGTTCATCGCCATACTTACGCACGGCGAAGCTGCGCGTGCGTATTGGCGTGATGCCCTCCGGGGTGCGCGCCTGCCAGACCTGATGCTTGGCCAGCCGGCCATTGCGCACGCGCTTGCTCGTCTGCAGGTACACGCCGGTGCGACCCGAGCTGTTATTGCGCCGATGCTTCCGGACTTGGTCGAGCTTGCTGTACGGCGGGTGCTCGGCCAGGACCTGAGCCCGCCACTGCTGCGCGGCGGCGAGGGCCGGTGCCTCGCCGCCGTGCAGGTGGTGATAGAAGCGCTTCTGGCGGGTCTTGCCTTGCCGTTTCAGTAGCACGCGCCAAAACGGTTTGCCGTCTCGTTCAAGCGCAGCGATGAGAAATAATGGGGCGAGTTGCATGGGCGGTGCGGTGGCCTGTCACGTAGCAGAACCGGCGCTAGTCCTGATTCTCATCCCAATACCAGATCGTTGCGCCGTAGGTCGAGCCGGGGAAGTCGGGCATGATCTCGCCTCGCTCGAAAGCGCGACGGGAATCCTCCTTGGCGGGTGTTGCCCAATAGCCAGACCGAGGACATGGCCGCTCGGACTCGCAACGCTGTTCCGCATCGGTTAGCTCAGCCAAGACTGCCGGCTCAGCTTCCAGGTCGTCAAAGCGAGCGTACCATTCTAGGGTATTCCGTTTGGTAAAGCCTTCGGCATCGTCCATGCAGGTATGCAATTGATCTGGATTGACCACTCGAATCGGCTTGAGCACGCGATTGACCGCGACATACGCTGGCGGATGACCGCGCTCCGGTCCACCGACGTCAGGGAGTAGGCCGGCTTGAATAATCAGGCGGCCGTTAGCGGTTTTTTCCACGCGGACATCCGGTAGCGCCAATTGCCGGCACAATTCAGTTTCCCCGTCCGCTTGTTCAATGAAACTCGGCCCTAGAAGAGTCAGCCAGTTGACGCCTTTGATGCCGTCTTTCAGTTCGCTTTTATCCAGATGCGGGGCAGAATCGACCATCAGTCCGCTGAAACGCTGTGCAATCTGGAATTCATACGGCTGATATTGGTGCCGATCGAAAGGCAGCTCGCACGCCAAGCCGGCGTAGCCGTGCTCAATATCCAGCTCTTCGCACAAATAGCGCACCCAGTCCAAAAACTGCTGTTCGCCGGCCTCTTCCTGCAGCATTTGCCATGGCAGCTTGATTTTGAGGTAAGACAGCACGCCGTAGGGATCACTTTCTGCATTGGCCGTTAGCGTGCTGATGCAGTATTCCGGCGCGATTTCACCATTTTTATGGCTTTGCAGCGTCCATTCGATCGTCATGCCTTCGGCTGTGTTGGCTTCCAGTTTTTTGCGTGCAATGGCAATGCTGTCTTTGCGCAGACTCGAAAAGCGGCTTGAATAGCTATGCAATTGCCCCGTCAAGTGTTGGCCAAACTCGGCATTGAACTGATCAAAGCAGGCCAGCACCTTCTGCCCGGTGGCGGGCTGACCACCGTTGCGGAAATAAACGGTACAAATCAGCCCCAACCTTGCCACGGTCTGGCCATCCGGCAGGATGCCGTCGATAAAGTTGGCCCGGTTGGCGATCGCGGCGTAGGCCATCATGCGTTTTTGTTCTTGAGCATCCATCAAACATCATTCCTTGTTGCGTGATTCAGGCGGCAGCTAGCGTGCCGCCACCCAGCATGACGGCGACTGCAGCCCATGCGGCAGCGCCCATTTCCACCAAAGCAGCCAGCGCGGCTACTAGCCAACCGCCTAGTACAAAAACCACGACGACGCCGGCGATCACTGCAGCGATCACAAGTAATCCCTTGCCGATATCCATCAGCACCTGCGTCCAGTCGATCTGCCGCAACGTCTTCAGCGTCAGATCGGTAAGGCGCTGGATTTCCGCCCATGCGGCCTTCAGCTGCGCAGCGGTCCAGGTGGCAAGGCGTTGGCCCTGTTCGTTGACAAAATGCCAGGCTTGGCCGGACTTGCTCTGAATCCAATGCCCGGCGCTGAACAGCCAGGGCGCGTGCTGCAGCAACTGTGCATGTACTTGCTGAGAGAGATGGTGGGCGCCTTGACGTACCTTGTCTCCCAACGCTTCTGCTTGCTGCGCGAGGCTGTGCGCGATGTTCCATGCATCATCAAGCCATGGTTCGTAAAACACAGGAGAAGGCAAAGGTGTGGGGCCGTATATAGGCACACGGCGGTTCTCGCCGCGAGGAATGCCATCACCTCTGGGAGCCAGGACCGGCACGGATTTGGGTACTGTCCGCGGCTGCCGCTGCTTCTCGTTCGGCGGGATGACGTGCAAAACCGTAAAGCGGTCCGCGCCACCGGCGATTTGCTTGTACGCAGTTTCCTGGTCTCTCTGCAAACTATCCCCCGGAAACTTGACCTCGACCACTCGACGCAGATTGTCGCCGTGGGCGACACCATTGTGGTCGGTAGTCGCCCGCCCCGGCCAGCGGACTGCCTTACTTTTGACGATGATGAGATCGGGGCGGCGCAGGTAGTTCTTTCGCATTCCCTTGGGAAACGGCGTCAGTGAATGGCGGCGGTTGGAGTCTTTCCCGCTGCTGCTACTGAGAAATGGCCTTGGTGTGCCTTTATCATCAAAAGGCATATCAAAACTGACCTCGGCCTTGTAGTACCACAGGAACTCATGCAGCCATTCGTCGGCAATGATCAGCCCGCTCATCACTGCCTGCCGCGCATTGATCGTGATGCGCTTGCCGGTTTTGGTGACGCCGGTGCGAACACTTGGCGTCTTGACTGCGGTATCCGCCTTGGGGGTGAGGTACAGCTTGTTGCTCGGTGCAGGCAGCTTCGCGTACTGCTTGTCTTCCTCCAGCCGAGTCATGCCGTTGCCAACCGGCTTCTGGGTTAGTGTTCCCATGGTCCTTATCCTTGCTGTTCGCTGTTGTCGTCACGCATTTCCAGCGTCAAGTCCAGCGTGCCGCCGCCCGCCAGATGCAGCGTTTCCGCTGGCACTGGTTTAGCTTCAAAGACGTCAAGCCGAGTCGATTCTGGTTGCGTGCTGATGGCAGGTAAGGTCCAGCCGTCCTTGTCGGTAAAGCCGCTGATGGTTCGGCCAGCGCCTTGCTGCAACACGTATGCGGTATTGACCAGCGGCAGCCCACTGACCTGGTCAGAGAGGTGATAGCGCGCACTGTAGGTCTGCTGGAACTTAGGTAAAGGAAGATTCATATTCGTGGGGCCGTCAAAGCTGTGACTTGCGCCCTTCACATCGATCTTGCCCGGTGCATGAATCTCGATATTCCCACCCTTCAGCCGGATATAAGCACCGCCCGCCGTTAGCAGGATTTCCTGACCGGCGTTGACGACAATTTTCTGATTGGCGGTTTTGGCCAGGTCTTTCGCCGCGTTGATATCGATGCTGTCGCTCTGCGCCTGGACCTGCACCTTGCCCTTGGCCGCAATCAGCTTCAGCGCAATCTGATCCTTCGCCCCGGCAACGAACAGGCTGATGTGCTCGCCGACGTTGTGAATCCAGCGTCTTCCCGAGGTTTGCTGGGTATCGCGCTGGGCGATCAGGTCGAGGTTGCTGCCGGCGGTGATGGCCTGGCTTTGCGGGGTGGTCTGGGCGAGGCCGGCAGGGGCGCTGACGACGATCAGCGGCTGCTGGCCGGCTTGGTCGCCTTTACCGTCTTTTGCGGTGTTCGTACCGTCGGCCCAGCTCTTCAAGGCTTCCTTCAGGTGGTGCAGGTGGCCTTGCCGGGTCTTGCCGGCCTTGGCGTTGTCCTTGATGGTTTCGGGGCCGGTTTCGACGGTGTCGGCGAGCTGGTGGGTGGCGACGTCGCCGAGGCTGCTGGCGAGTTCGAACGCGGCGTCGAGCTGGGATTGCGCTTGATTGCGATCGAGCTGGTTGCCGCCGGCACCG
This window of the Jeongeupia sp. USM3 genome carries:
- a CDS encoding DNA adenine methylase, which gives rise to MQSRPIIPWLGGKRRLADRLLALFPPHDCYVEPFAGGAALFFLRPVPARTEVLNDVNGELVNLYRVVQHHLEEFVRQFKWALTSRKVFEWQQLTDTRTLTDIQRAARFYYLQQYAFGGRVQGQSFGTATTAPPINLCRIEENLSAAHLRLSGVYIEHGSWYDVMSRYDRAHTLFYCGFWMERLNLKYSVGRAQDGVERAAFGELVIANWDAGSNGGLF
- a CDS encoding integration host factor subunit alpha, producing the protein MTLTKADLADLLFDKVGLNKREAKDMVEAFFEEIRLSLADGDVVKLSGFGNFQLRDKPQRPGRNPKTGEEIPISARRVVTFHASQKLKGLVELHYAKHQQRRSDQ
- a CDS encoding IS481 family transposase, with translation MSHRLHSNARTTPLTREEIRHSSLSQSELMLRYSVGKGTIRKWQTRDEFTDRSHRPHTLHTTLSPAQEALVLILRTTLLLPLDDLVAVAQRFLNPNATRSGINRLLVREGVGNLKALQAQLQPEEPAAPSKGFKDYAPGYFHLDIKYLPQMPDETSRSYLFVAIDRATRWVFLHIYPDQSEASSVDFLQRLYKAAPIKIERLLTDNGSQFTDRFTSKAKTPSGRHVFDRRCAALGIEHRLIPPRTPQMNGMVERFNGRISELVKQTRFASAAELAVTLNDYRIAYNHHTPQKALGFRSPVESLKMWQQERPELFKKKVYKQAEPDT
- a CDS encoding AP2 domain-containing protein, which translates into the protein MQLAPLFLIAALERDGKPFWRVLLKRQGKTRQKRFYHHLHGGEAPALAAAQQWRAQVLAEHPPYSKLDQVRKHRRNNSSGRTGVYLQTSKRVRNGRLAKHQVWQARTPEGITPIRTRSFAVRKYGDEQAFRLAVAARENFEQELALPRDLEQPAV
- a CDS encoding MerR family transcriptional regulator, with product MQSTSNVVPTNELPPIPAKRYFTIGEVSELCGVKPHVLRYWEQEFTQLKPVKRRGNRRYYQHHEVLLVRRIRSLLYEQGFTISGARNQLAHLGEGAAGSSEVTASVRQELQDLLDWLRL
- a CDS encoding type VI immunity family protein — protein: MDAQEQKRMMAYAAIANRANFIDGILPDGQTVARLGLICTVYFRNGGQPATGQKVLACFDQFNAEFGQHLTGQLHSYSSRFSSLRKDSIAIARKKLEANTAEGMTIEWTLQSHKNGEIAPEYCISTLTANAESDPYGVLSYLKIKLPWQMLQEEAGEQQFLDWVRYLCEELDIEHGYAGLACELPFDRHQYQPYEFQIAQRFSGLMVDSAPHLDKSELKDGIKGVNWLTLLGPSFIEQADGETELCRQLALPDVRVEKTANGRLIIQAGLLPDVGGPERGHPPAYVAVNRVLKPIRVVNPDQLHTCMDDAEGFTKRNTLEWYARFDDLEAEPAVLAELTDAEQRCESERPCPRSGYWATPAKEDSRRAFERGEIMPDFPGSTYGATIWYWDENQD
- a CDS encoding VRR-NUC domain-containing protein yields the protein MGTLTQKPVGNGMTRLEEDKQYAKLPAPSNKLYLTPKADTAVKTPSVRTGVTKTGKRITINARQAVMSGLIIADEWLHEFLWYYKAEVSFDMPFDDKGTPRPFLSSSSGKDSNRRHSLTPFPKGMRKNYLRRPDLIIVKSKAVRWPGRATTDHNGVAHGDNLRRVVEVKFPGDSLQRDQETAYKQIAGGADRFTVLHVIPPNEKQRQPRTVPKSVPVLAPRGDGIPRGENRRVPIYGPTPLPSPVFYEPWLDDAWNIAHSLAQQAEALGDKVRQGAHHLSQQVHAQLLQHAPWLFSAGHWIQSKSGQAWHFVNEQGQRLATWTAAQLKAAWAEIQRLTDLTLKTLRQIDWTQVLMDIGKGLLVIAAVIAGVVVVFVLGGWLVAALAALVEMGAAAWAAVAVMLGGGTLAAA
- a CDS encoding Com family DNA-binding transcriptional regulator; the protein is MDEIRCGHCRKLLARGHYLHLQIKCPRCGAINDLRAASPIARAPASATDGA
- a CDS encoding IS481 family transposase; the protein is MNTHKNARLTYLRRLEMVQDITEHGLSTAAAAARHGVSAVTTRKWLGRYLVGGAAALLDKSSRPERSPRAIAPSVALTIIELRRKLFLQARIASYIGVSKATVSRVLRHAGLSRLSDLQPAEPVQRYERETPGELLHVDIKKLARFEQVGHRITGDRRQNSRNSGWEYLFVAIDDHSRIAFTRLYPDERRASAIDFLRAANDYFKTLGVPLQRLITDNGPAFRSHDFGRVCVELGIKQRFTRAYRPQTNGKAERFIQSALREWAYGQTYQHSDERGAVLRYWNHYYNWHRPHHGIGCHVPMSRLSATKNNVLTLHI